Sequence from the Nocardiopsis sp. YSL2 genome:
GAGGATCGTGGCGATGACGATGCCGATGAGCAGCGCGCCCCGCACCTTGCGCACGTACAGCGCGATGCTGATGAGCAGGCCGATGACGAAGATGAGGATGGGCCAGCCGTTCAGACCGCCGTCGCCGAGCTGGACGGGGGTGCCCTCGCCCGCCTGCACGAACCCGGCGTTGACCAGGCCGATGAGGGCGAGGAACAGGCCCACGCCGACCGCGATGCCGGTCTTGATGCCGGCCGGGATGGCCGCGAAGACCGCGGTACGGAACCCGGTGAGGACGAGGATGAGCAGCAGCAGGCCCTCGACGATCACCAGGAGGAACACGTCGGCCCAGGGCATGAGCGGGGCGAGTCCGTAGGCGATCACCGCGTTGAGGCCCATGCCCGCCGCGATGGCGAACGGGTAGCGGCTGACGATGCCCATGATCACGCAGGAGATGGCCGCGACGAGCGCCGTGACGGCGGCGATCTCGGGGATGCCCAGTGTCTGGCCGTTGACGTCCTCGGCGGTGCCGATGATCAACGGGTTGAGCACGACGATGTAGGCCATGGCGAAGAAGGTCGCCAGGCCGCCGCGGATCTCCGTGGCGACGGTCGATCCGCGCTCGGACACGCGGAAGAAGCGGTCCACGGGATTGGCTGGGGCGCCGGCGGTGCCGGTGGGGGATGGTTTCGATGCGTTCACGTCGTCAGCCTGACCTGGTCGTGTTAAGGGACAACAAGGATTCTGCGCCAGATTAGTTGCAGCTTCGTACAACACACGACACATGAGTCACGTGTGTTTTAGAGAAAGCACCATATCTTCGGATGATCCAGTGGTCGGATGTGAGCAACGCATCCCTCCAGCGGATAGCCTTGGCCCGTGCGTAAGCCCCGCCGCCCCGACCCGGACGTCCACGAGAGCGACTACCGCGTACCCGCCGCCCTCGGCACCCTGGCGTGGGCGGTCGCGCTCGTCGTGCTGATCGCGCTGGGGGACGGCCTCCCCGACACCGAGCGGTGGTGGATCGGTGTCTGTGTCACCGGCATCGTGCTCGGCGTCTTCGGGTTCCTCTACATCCCCCGGCTGCTGCGCCGCCGCGCCGAGGCCGAGGCCCGCCGCGACGCCGAGCGCTCCCCCTGACGGGGCGCGGCCAGGGCACCCGCTGATCCGACGTCGCGGGGCACCGCCCCTCCTGCCTGATAATGGGCACGTGTCTGAGACTGATTTCCCCCGCGGCCTGGCCGAACGCCTCCGAGGCATCCTCATCGACGCCGACTACACGGTGTCGGGCGTGCGCGACCGCCTGGGCGACGCCGCGGCGCGCGCCCTCGCGCGCGAGGAGCTCGTGCCCGCCCTGCGCGCCACCGGCGGGGACGAGCGGCTCGGACTGCTGTTGCGCCTGTGGTGGCTGCGATCGCCCATCCCCGAACGCTCGGCGCGCACGATACTGCCCATCGAGGAACTGGCCGAGAACGGGCTGGTGACCGTGGACGAGGGCCCCGACGGACGCACCGTCCGCGCCCTGGTGCACCTGGGCCCGTGGGAGCTGGAGGACGGCAGACCGGGGTTCGTGGTCTCCGACCCCAAGGTGCGCCCCGGTTCGGGGACCGTCCCCGGCCCCGACCACGTCGTGGGCGCCGGCGGCGCGTCCTCGACCCTGTCGCAGCTCATCGTCAACGGGCCGGCCGACCGCGCACTGGACCTGGGCACCGGCTGCGGTGTGCAGGCCCTGCACCTGGCCTCGCGGGCCCGCGAGATCGTGGCGACCGACCTCAACCCCCGCGCGGTGCGCCTGGCCGGCATCAGCCTGGCCCTGTCCGGCGTGACCGGGGCCGAGCTCCGCCAGGGGTCGCTGTTCGAGCCGGTCAAGGGCGAGCGGTTCGACCTGATCGTGTCGAACCCGCCGTTCGTCATCACGCCGGAGGCCTCGCGCTACACCTACCGGGAGTCGGACCTGCCGGGCGACACCGTGTGCGCGGAGCTGGTGCGCCAGGCGCCCGCCCACCTGACCGAGGGCGGCTGGTGCCAGATCCTGGCCAACTGGGTGCACTCCGACGGCGACGACTGGGAGGACCGGGTCGGCGGCTGGGTGACCGGCACGGGGTGCTCGGGCTGGGTCGTCCAGCGCGACGTGCAGGACCCGGCGGAGTACGTGGAACTGTGGCTGCGCGACTCCTGCGAGCACGGCACGCCCGAGTACACGCGCCGGTACGACGCCTGGCTGGACTACTTCGAACGCGAGGGCATCAAGGGCATCGGGTTCGGCTGGATCAGTCTGCGCAACGACGTCGCCCAGGACGCCACCGTGCGGGTGGAGGAGCTCAAACACGAGATCGAGCGGCCGGTCGGTCCGTACCTGCCCGAGGTGGTGGACGGGGCGATGACGGCGCTGCGGCTGACCGACGCCGCCCTGCTGTCGGCGCACGTGGCGCTCGCGCCCGGTGTGGTCGAGGAGCGCGTGGGGCGCCCGGGAGCGCCCGACCCGGAGAAGATCGTGCTGCGCCAGCGCGACGGCCTGCGCCGAGTGGCGCGGATCGGCACCGTGGAGGCGGCGCTGGCGAGCGTGTGCGACGGGACGATGCCGGTGGGACCGCTGCTGGACGCGATCTCGGAGCTGATGGGCGAGGACTCCGCGATGATCCGCGAGCGCACGCCGGACGCGCTGCGCACGCTCATCTCGGAGGGCTTCTTCCGGGTGGCGCGCTGACGGCCCGCCCACACACCGGTGGCGCTCGTTCGCGCCGCGGAGGTGTCCGGCCCCGGGAGGTCACCCGCCCGTGAAGACCACGTCGCCGAAACCGCGCTCCTCGTCCGCCTCCAACAGCACGAACCCCGGTGCGGCGGTGTCGACGACCACGTCGTCGGAGCACTCGAACACGACCCTGTGGGTCTCGCCCGGCGGGAACGCGGCGAGGTCGTCCGGGAGCCGGACCGCGCACGCGGCGCGGTGCCCGTCCGGCCCGAAGGCGACGTCGGGGCGGTAGCCGGAGCGGAAGGACGTGCGGCGACCGCCCTCGTCGGAGGAGTGCATGGTCAGGTCGGCGGCGATCCGCTCCCCGGCGGCGTAGACCTGTTCGTCCGGAACGCCCGCCGGGCCGCGGACGGGGCTGACCACGGGCCCGGTCTCGGCGGCCCGGGAACAGCCCGCGGCGGAGAGCGCCGCGGTGAGGAGGAGGAACGAGGCGAGGACGCGCATGGGGGATTCCGTTCGACCGGCGCACGTGCAGGGGCACCCCCTGGGACGCTCGGGTCCCCCGTTCCAGTTCCGGGAACCCCCGAATCCCAGGCGTGTTCGCTTCTTCCCCGCGCCCTCCCGGCCCACTGGCCCTCGCGGCCCGGGCCGGGCGGCCGGTCAGTCGAGGTCGGACTCGGCCAGGAGGCGGGCCGCCGCCGAGGGATCCCTCAGGACGGCCGCCACCGAGTGGCGCCGGGACCACTGGCCGGCCCGCCAGCACAGCGCCCGCGCCAGCCCCTCCGGGGTGGCCGCGTGGATCGTGCCGTCACCCGCGTACCACTCGACCTCCACGCCGTCCACGGTGAGCGACGCGTGGTGCAGGTAGGTACGGTCCGGCTCGTCGTCGGGCTCCAGGAAGAGCGCGGCCTCGTCCGGGACCGGCCGGAGCTGGCCCGTGGTGCCGATCTCCCCCGTCACGGCCTCCGACGCCATGGCCAGGTCGAGGACGTCGGCCACCGCGTCGGCCGTGTCCGTGGGCGCCAGGACGAGCGGTCGGTCGTCGAGCAGCGGCAGGAGGTCCGGCGAGTCGAGCACCAGGGCGTCCTCGGCGTCGGAGACGACGATGGCGCCGCCGATCACGGCCCGGACCCGGGCCGGCGGCGTGACCAGGTCGGTGTCGACCTCCGCCAGGGCCGCCCACACGCGGCGCAGCGCGGCGCGGTCCACGTGCCGGGCGGGATCGGCCAGCCGGGCGAGGAGGTCGTCCGGCCCCTCCGGGTCGGTGACCAGGTCTTCGAGGGTGGTGCGCACACCCAGCGCGCGGGCGAACTCGGGGTCGACGTCGGCGGGCACCACGTCGTAGAGGCCCGCCAGGGCGGTGTCGGCGTCGGCGGTGCGCAGCTCCACCGGTACCCGTCCGCCCACCAGGGCCCGGGTGCGCAGCCACCAGGCGGTGTAGGAGGGCACGTCGACCGCACGGCCGTCGGGCAGGACGATCCGTGCGGGCTCGGTGACGGCCTCGCGCAGCGGGCTCCGGGAGAGCATCGCCAGGGCGCGCGGCCACTGGTCGTCGTCGATGTAGTCCAGGTCCACGACGCACACGAGCTCGGGCGCGACCGGAGGCAGGTCGGGGTCGCCCACCCGCTCCAGCATCTCGTCGGCCCAGTCCTCCAACCCGTCGGGTCCGCCCTCCCCGGCGGCGCCGTCGAACTCGTCCACGAGGTCGTCGCCCAGCGCCGCGTCCTCCGCGCGTACGACCGACAGCTCCCACAGGGCGCCGACCGCGCGCAGGGTCTCGGTGCCGTGCCGCTCCACCAGGTCCGCGTGGACGGTGCCGAACGGCGCGTCGGCCACGAGCAGGTCGGCCAGCGGCGCTCCGGGCACGAGCAGTTCGGCGGCCACGGAATAGCCGTCCTCGTCGTCGCGCAGGGCCAGTTCGGCCAGCCAGGGGGCGTCCGCGACCGTGGTGCCGGAGGCGGCCACCAGGTCCAGGACCGCCTCGGCGACCGGTTCGGGGTCCTCGGCGTCCAGGGAGTCGCGGACGGCCGCCTCGGTGCGCGGGTCCGCCAGGACGGCGGCCGCACCGGCGTCGACCGCGCCGAGCCGGCGCAGCAGCGGGTGCACGGCCTCGGGGTGGACCACGCGCACGCCGAGGGCGGACAGCACGGACGGTTCGAGGTGGTGGCCCTGGGCGTCGGCCACGCGGTCCCAGTCGTCCGTGGGCACGAGCAGGGAGCGGGGCCCCCGGACGAGCCGCCCGTCGACGAGCGGGACCGGCAGGGCCCCCAGTTCGTCGAGGTCGGCCCCGGCGCTGCCCGCGTCCGCCAGAGCGGCGTACAGCTCGGCCCACCAGTGCGGCGGCCGGTCGGTGTCGGCGATCAGGTCGGCGAGGTCGGCCAGGCCGAGCCGGTGCACGCGCAGGGCGGCCAGGGCGGGGTGGCGCGGGCTCCAGGTCCCCGGCAGCAGCTGCGGCACGAGTGCGGCCAGGACCGAGGTGACCCCGGACGCGCCGCCCGAGCCGCCGGTGTCCAGCAGCACGGCGTCGCGGGGCGCGACCGGCGTCCCGGCCGCGGTGACCAGGAAGGGCGTGTCTTGGAGGGGTTCGGCGACTCGGGCTCGGAAGGCGGCGTCGACCGCGCCTCCGCCCACCCGGGTACCGGGCACCAGGTCCAGGGCCGCGCGCGCGTCGAATCCGCGCAGCAGGGCGCAGTAGGCGTCGGCCGCCTCCGACAGCAGCAGGTCCGTGGCGGGTCCGGGCTGGACGGCGCGCCGGTCGCTGCCGAGCGGGAAGGTGCCGATGAGGACCGCGGGCAGGTCGAGTCCGGTGTCGGTGGGGGTGGGCGCGTGCACGACCCGGTCCACGTCGGCGGGCAGGGTCGCGAGCGCGCCGCCCTCGTCGACGGGGACGGCCCAGGTCAGGGTCCAGTCGGTGCGGCCGCGCTCCTCGGTGGGGCGGTCGGTGAGCAGGTCGGGGTCCAGGGAGCCGGAGCGGGTGAGCACCCGCCACAGGGTGGTCCGGGTGCCGTCCGCGTCGCGCAGTGTGGTGACGAGGTCGGCGCCGGATCCGCCGGCGTCGTCGGAGGACAGGTCCTGGCGGGTGATGACGCGTTCGGTGCCGTCCACGGCCACCTGGACCTCGGCCAGGCCGGGCAGGGCCAGTACGAGCGCCTCGCCGGTGCGCCCGAGC
This genomic interval carries:
- a CDS encoding DUF2530 domain-containing protein; protein product: MRKPRRPDPDVHESDYRVPAALGTLAWAVALVVLIALGDGLPDTERWWIGVCVTGIVLGVFGFLYIPRLLRRRAEAEARRDAERSP
- a CDS encoding methyltransferase — protein: MSETDFPRGLAERLRGILIDADYTVSGVRDRLGDAAARALAREELVPALRATGGDERLGLLLRLWWLRSPIPERSARTILPIEELAENGLVTVDEGPDGRTVRALVHLGPWELEDGRPGFVVSDPKVRPGSGTVPGPDHVVGAGGASSTLSQLIVNGPADRALDLGTGCGVQALHLASRAREIVATDLNPRAVRLAGISLALSGVTGAELRQGSLFEPVKGERFDLIVSNPPFVITPEASRYTYRESDLPGDTVCAELVRQAPAHLTEGGWCQILANWVHSDGDDWEDRVGGWVTGTGCSGWVVQRDVQDPAEYVELWLRDSCEHGTPEYTRRYDAWLDYFEREGIKGIGFGWISLRNDVAQDATVRVEELKHEIERPVGPYLPEVVDGAMTALRLTDAALLSAHVALAPGVVEERVGRPGAPDPEKIVLRQRDGLRRVARIGTVEAALASVCDGTMPVGPLLDAISELMGEDSAMIRERTPDALRTLISEGFFRVAR
- a CDS encoding sacsin N-terminal ATP-binding-like domain-containing protein, with protein sequence MAESVTASRVDPYNTAELRRRVLAAWADAPARFREDANAEEDFALGGYRDRVVVELAQNAADAARRAGVPGRLRLSLDGFDLTAANTGEPLTPEGVESLATLRASTKRDDHGSAGRFGVGFSAVSALSDDVTVRSGGAAVCFDAERARAAVAELLSGGTAHADLAEEVRRRSGHVPMLRLPFPALTDGDTAGYDTVVTLRLRDDATVERVRDLLGRTGEALVLALPGLAEVQVAVDGTERVITRQDLSSDDAGGSGADLVTTLRDADGTRTTLWRVLTRSGSLDPDLLTDRPTEERGRTDWTLTWAVPVDEGGALATLPADVDRVVHAPTPTDTGLDLPAVLIGTFPLGSDRRAVQPGPATDLLLSEAADAYCALLRGFDARAALDLVPGTRVGGGAVDAAFRARVAEPLQDTPFLVTAAGTPVAPRDAVLLDTGGSGGASGVTSVLAALVPQLLPGTWSPRHPALAALRVHRLGLADLADLIADTDRPPHWWAELYAALADAGSAGADLDELGALPVPLVDGRLVRGPRSLLVPTDDWDRVADAQGHHLEPSVLSALGVRVVHPEAVHPLLRRLGAVDAGAAAVLADPRTEAAVRDSLDAEDPEPVAEAVLDLVAASGTTVADAPWLAELALRDDEDGYSVAAELLVPGAPLADLLVADAPFGTVHADLVERHGTETLRAVGALWELSVVRAEDAALGDDLVDEFDGAAGEGGPDGLEDWADEMLERVGDPDLPPVAPELVCVVDLDYIDDDQWPRALAMLSRSPLREAVTEPARIVLPDGRAVDVPSYTAWWLRTRALVGGRVPVELRTADADTALAGLYDVVPADVDPEFARALGVRTTLEDLVTDPEGPDDLLARLADPARHVDRAALRRVWAALAEVDTDLVTPPARVRAVIGGAIVVSDAEDALVLDSPDLLPLLDDRPLVLAPTDTADAVADVLDLAMASEAVTGEIGTTGQLRPVPDEAALFLEPDDEPDRTYLHHASLTVDGVEVEWYAGDGTIHAATPEGLARALCWRAGQWSRRHSVAAVLRDPSAAARLLAESDLD